The sequence CCAAGGGTCGACAAGGGTACCCGAGCCGAGCGCGCCCGATTCGGCCAAAAGCTCGACACTGGCCAACCCTGCGGCCCCGTCCGAGCGTGGGCCAGCCCCTTTTGACTGCCATTCGTTGGCGGCAAGATGGTGGTGATACCCGCCCGACCCGAACCAGCGCGCGGCAGGCACCTCGAAGGTTTGGGTCATACCGATCTGGCCGCGAATGAACTCGGCCGCCTGTGCCACGTCACCGACACGCAAGTGGACATGCCCGATGACCGTATCCTCGGGCGCGCCATTCCAGCGGTCTGCATCGCGCCGAAGGGCCTGCAAATCCAAGGGCTTTGTGACCATTTCAATCCGGTCGCCATCACGGACCCACGTGTCACGCGGCAGGTCGCGGTACACTTCGATCCCGTTGCCTTCAGGGTCATTGAGATAAAGCGCCTCGCTAACGCCGTGGTGCGATGCACCATCTAGCCGCCCTCCAAGATCGGAGAGGTTGCCAAGCCATGCGCCCAGCGCACCACGCGACGGCAAAAGAAAGGCGGTATGAAACAGCCCCGCTTCCGCCGGGGCCGGTTTCGCTGCGCGGTCCTGGCGCAGCTCGATCAAAACCCGGCCATTCGCCCCCAACAGGGCGGTTTCGCCATCGCGTTCGATCAGGCCAAGCCCGATCACTTTCTCATAGTATTCGGTCATCTTGGCCAAGTCCCGAACGGTCAAAACGACCCGGCCGATTGAAATCGGTGCATCTGAAGTTGCCATCTTGCGGCCTCCTGTCTGTGTGCTTGCAGGGTATTTAGCCATGGCCATTACACCATAAAATAGCGATATTCGTGAATGTATATCGCAATTTTGGAGATAATGAAGTGGACCGATTGGCAGGCATGCAAAGCTTCGTCGCTGTTGTCGAGACCGGCTCTTTCGTGTCGGCGGGGCGGCGGTTGGGTATATCGAACAAACTGGTCAGCAAACGGGTGGCGCAGCTGGAACAAGACATCGGTATGGCCCTGTTGCACCGTACGACGCGCTCACTGTCGTTGACCCATGAGGGCGTGCGATACCTTGAAGGCGCGCGCCGGGTTCTGGCCGAGTTGGAGCAACTGGAGAACGAATTCGACGCCGCCGACGGCCTGAAAGGCGTGATCCGGATCGCGGCACCGACCACCTACGGCGAAACCACGGTGGCCCGCGCCGCCCGCCGCTTTGCTGAGCAACACCCGAATGTCACGGTCGAACTGGCCTTGTCCGACCGCTACGAGGATTTGGCAAAAGGGGGCTTTGACGTGGCCATCCGCATTGGCCACCTGAACGATTCCAGCCTGATCGTGCGAAAGCTGGGCGAAACCAGAATGAAGGTGGTCGCCGCCCCGGCCTATCTCAAGGCGCATGGAACGCCGAACCACCCTGCGGACCTTAGCGAGCATATCTGCATCCGTGACACCAACAGCCCCGATCCCAATCGATGGTCTTTCAGGATGGAGGGCCAGACCTTTCAGGTGCCGGTCTCTGGCCCGTTTCTTGCCAATAGCCCCTCTGCCTGCCTTGAGCCGACCCGGGCAGGCATGGGGATTTTCACCTGCCCCGACATTTTTCTGGCAGACGACCTAGGCACCGGCCGCTTGGTTGAACTTTTCCCAAACACCCACGTACATTCGCTTCCCATACAAAGCATCCACTTGCCATCGGCCTTCAGGAAAACGCGGGTCAAAGCCTTCGTAGACGTCATGCAACGGGAAATGCGGGGTTAGCCGGCAACGCCGCAGGTTTCCGATCGTAGTCGCGCCGCGTCGCATTTGTCACTCAAACGCCGCGGACCGATCATTTTCCGGCTTGCGCAGAATCGAAACCCCACCTATCCCCATCGGTGGGACACCCCTCCCCAACGAGGGGCGCTTATCTGGAAGGGTAGCAGAAATGGCTATTGAACAACCGGCAACGCGGCCGGGTAATCCGCGTTTTTCCTCTGGCCCCTGTGCCAAACCCCCCGCATTTTCGCTGGATAAACTAAGTGACGCGCCCTTGGGCCGCAGTCACCGTGCCGCCGTGGGCAAGGCCAAGCTGAAGGCCGCCATCGAAGGCACCCGCGAGGTGCTGGGCATCCCCGCCGATTACAAGGTGGGCATCGTTCCCGCCTCGGATACCGGCGCCATGGAAATGGCGATGTGGAACCTCCTGGGCGAGCGCAAGGTCGAGATGCTGGCTTGGGAAAGCTTTGGCGCGGGCTGGGTCACCGATGTCGTGAAACAGCTCAAGCTGGACGCCGAGGTCAAGGAAGCCCCCTATGGCGAGATCGTGGACCTGAACGGCGTCGATACCGACAATGACGTGGTGTTTACATGGAACGGCACCACCAGCGGTGCCCGCGTCCCCAACGGTGACTGGATCAAATCCGACCGCACGGGCCTGACCATTTGCGATGCCACCTCCGCCGCCTTTGCCCAACGCCTGCCGTGGGACAAGCTGGATGTGACCACCTTCAGCTGGCAGAAGGTTCTGGGCGGTGAGGCCGCGCATGGCATGATCATCCTCAGCCCCCGCGCCGTGAAACGCCTTGAAAATTACACCCCCGCATGGCCCCTGCCCAAGATCTTCCGCCTGACCAAGGGCGGTAAGCTCATCGACGGGATTTTCGAGGGTGCCACCATCAACACGCCCTCGATGCTGGCCGTGGAAGATTACCTTCTGGCGCTTGACTGGGCCCGCTCGGTCGGGGGGCTCGAAGGACTGCGCGAACGCGCCTATGCCAACCTTGCCGCCGTGCAAAGCTTCGTGGCCGAAAACGATTGGCTGGCCTTCTTGGTCGACGATCCGGCGATCCGCTCGAACACCTCGGTGTGCCTGAAGTTCACCGATGACCGCATCACCGATGGCGCAGCCTTCGCCAAGGCCATCGTCAAGCGGCTGGATACCGAAGGCGTGGCCTATGACATCGGCGCTTATCGCGACGCCCCGGCGGGCCTGCGCATCTGGTGTGGTGGCACGGTCGAAGCCGCCGATGTCGCGGCCCTCATGCCTTGGATCAAGTGGGCCTTCGAGGCCGAGATCGAGGCGCTGACCGAAGCCGCCTGATCCCGATTTCTTGAAAAGAAATCGGTCCGGACTTTTTTAAAAAGTCCGGGCCATCCCCCAAAATTCTCAAAAGGACCAGAAACATGGCTCCCAAAGTACTCGTCTCCGACAAACTCTCGGAAACCGCCGTTCAAATCTTCCGCGACCGTGGCATTGATGTGGATTTCATGCCCGACGTGGGCAAGGACAAGGAAAAGCTGGCCGAAATCATCGGCGATTATGACGGCCTTGCCATCCGTTCCGCCACCAAGGTCACGCCCAAGATTCTTGAGGCGGCCACCAACCTCAAGGTCGTGGGCCGCGCCGGCATCGGCACCGACAACGTCGATAAAGAGGCCGCGTCGAAAAAGGGTGTGATCGTCATGAACACCCCCTTCGGCAACATGATCACCACCGCCGAACATGCCATCGCCATGATGTTCGCCGTCGCCCGCCAAATCCCCGAGGCCTCGGCCTCAACCCATGCGGGCAAATGGGAAAAATCCAAGTTCATGGGCACCGAACTGACCGGCAAGACCCTTGGCGTCATCGGCGCAGGCAATATCGGCGGCATCGTCTGTGATCGCGCCCGTGGCCTGAAGATGAAGGTTATCGCCTACGATCCCTTCCTGGGTCAGGAAAAGGCCGACAAGATGGGCGTGGAAAAGGTGGAGCTGGACGAGCTTTTGACACGTGCCGATTTCATCACCCTGCACGTGCCGCTGACCGACCAGACGCGCAACATCCTGTCCAAGGAAAACCTTGAGAAAACCAAGAAGGGCGTGCGCGTCATCAACTGCGCGCGTGGCGGTCTGGTGGATGAGGCAGCGCTTGCCGAGTTGCTGAAATCCGGCCACGTCGCGGGCGCGGGTTTCGACGTCTTCGCCGAAGAACCGGCCACCGAAAACCCGCTGTTCAACCTGCCCAACGTGGTCTGCACCCCGCACCTTGGGGCCGCCACCACCGAGGCGCAGGAAAACGTGGCCCTGCAAGTGGCCGAACAGATGTCGGATTACCTGCTGACCGGGGCCGTGACCAACGCGCTCAACATGCCGTCCGTGACCGCCGAAGAGGCCAAGGTCATGGGCCCGTGGATCGAGCTTTCGGATCACCTGGGCAATTTCATTGGCCAGATGACCGATGAGCCGATCAAGGCCATCAACATCCTGTACGATGGTGTCGTCTCGGACATGAACCTTGAGGCGCTGACATGCTCGGCCGTGGCGGGCATCATGAAATCGGTGAACCCCGAGGTGAACATGGTTTCCGCCCCCGTGGTCGCCAAGGAACGCGGCATCAAGATCTCGACCACCAAGCAGGATAAATCGGGTGCCTTCGAGGGCTATATCAAGCTGACCGTCGTGACGGATAAACGCGAACGCTCCATCGGGGGCACCGTGTTCTCGGATGGCAAGCCGCGCTTCATCCAGATCAAGGGCATCAACATCGACGCCGAGATCGGCGCGCATATGCTCTATACCACCAACAACGACGAACCGGGCATCATCGGCACCCTTGGTCAGACCATGGGCGAAAACGGTGTCAACATCGCCAACTTTACCCTTGGCCGTTCAGCCGCGGGCGGCGAGGCGATCGCGCTTCTTTATGTCGATGCACAGGTCTCGCCCGAGGTTCTCAAGAACCTCGAAGCCACCGGCAAGTTCCAACAGGTTCGCGCCTTGGAATTCGACGTGGCCTAAGGCCTGCCTCTATCGGGGCGCTCACCGCAGCGCCCCGATTTCTTTTGAAGAAATCGATCCGAAGTCTTTTCAAGACTTCGATGCAGCGTCACACTTCCGCCATGCAACCGATGTACGCGATCCCTGATATCCACGGCCAAAAGGCCCTGCTTGATCATGCCCTTGCCTTGATCGACGCCGATGGCGGGCGTGATGCGCGGGTCGTCTTTCTTGGGGACTTCATCGACCGTGGCCCCGACAGCCGCGGTGTGATCGAAACGCTGCTTCAGGGCCAAGAAAACGGGCGCGACTGGATTTGCCTGCGCGGCAATCACGATACCTACCTGCCGCGCTTCTTCGATGCGGGCGAAGCCTATACCAGCAAGGGGCACCCGGACCTGCCGTGGTGGGCCGCACGGCTTGGGGGCGATTCCACGCTGGCCAGCTATGGCATTTTGATCGAGGGCAAGACCGATGCGCAGATCCTCGAAGAGACCCGCGCCAAGGTGCCACGCGCACACCGGGATTTTCTGGCGGCCTGCCCCCTCTGGCACCGCGAGCCGGGTCTGATCTTTGTCCATGCGGGCCTGCGCCCCGGCATCGCGCTCGAAGATCAGACCGACGAAGACCTGATGTGGATTCGCGAACCCTTCCTGTCGGACCCGCGCGATCATGGCGCCCTCGTGGTGCATGGCCACACCGCGCTTGACGCCCCCTGCCATCATGGCAATCGCGTGAACCTTGATGGCGGCGCGGGGTGGGGGCGTCCGCTGTCTCCGGCGGTGATCGAGGATGGCAAGGTTTGGCTGCTGGCCGAGACTGGCCGACAACGACTGAAGCCGGTCGATTGACCCCGACTTTCGTACGACTCGTACGACACGCGCGTCGCAGCCCCTGATTTTCGTACGAAACTCGCACCCTTTTCGTACGAGTCGTACGACTGACGGGGCGTTTCGATTGCCATACCTCGGGGCTTGAGGATAGGCTTTCTCCAAACCTCAAAAACAGGGAATGATCCATGACAGACATCGTCATCTTGGACGGCGCACGTACCGCCATCGGCACCTTTGGCGGAAGCCTCGCCAACACCCCGCCCAGCCAGTTGGGCGCCCATGTCACCAAGGCCGCAATGGAACGCTCGGGGATTGCGCCGGACCAAGTCGGGACCGTGGTTTTCGGCCATGTCATCAATACCGAACCGCGAGATATGTATCTCTCGCGGATTTCCGCCATGGATGCCGGCATCCCGGATGTGGTGCCCGCGATGAACGTCAATCGTCTTTGCGGGTCTGGTGCGCAAGCCATTGTTTCCGCGACACAATCCCTGATGCTGGGGGATGCGGACTTCGCCGTTGCCGGCGGCGCCGAGTCGATGAGCCGCGCGCCCTTCATCATCCCCGATCAACGCTGGGGCGCGAAGATGGGCGATGTGAAAACCCTCGATATGATGCTCGGCGCCCTGAACTGCCCCTTTGGCACCGGCCATATGGGGGTCACTGCCGAGAACGTGGCAGGCGAACATGAGATCACCCGCGAAGACCAAGACGCCTTTGCCGCCGAAAGCCAGGCCCGCGCGGCCAAGGCCATAGAGGCGGGGTATTTCAAGGATCAGATCGCGCCCATCGACGTCCGCGTCAAACGCGACATGGTGCCCTTCGACACCGATGAACACCCCAAGCCGACAACCGTCGAAACCCTTGCCGGGTTGCGCCCCGCCTTCCAGAAGGACGGCAGCGTAACCGCCGGAAATGCAAGCGGAATCAACGATGGCGCGGCGGCCATGGTGCTGGCGCGGGCCGAGGCGGCCGAGGCGGCGGGCCTCAAACCCAAGGCGCGGATTCTGGGCTATGCCCATGCCGGGGTTCGCCCCGAGGTCATGGGGATCGGCCCCATCCCCGCCGTGCGAAACCTACTTTCCAAAACCGGGCTTTCGGCAAGCGATTTCGACGTGATCGAATCCAACGAGGCCTTCGCCGCCCAAGCCCTCGCCGTAAACAAGGAGCTTGGCCTTGATCCCGCCCGGGTGAACCCCAACGGCGGCGCCATCGCCCTTGGTCATCCCGTGGGCGCCACGGGGGCGATCATCACACTCAAGGCACTCTATGAATTGGAACGCACGGGCGGCAAACGTGCCCTTGTGACCATGTGCATCGGCGGCGGTCAGGGCATCGCCCTTGCGATTGA comes from Roseovarius bejariae and encodes:
- a CDS encoding VOC family protein, with translation MATSDAPISIGRVVLTVRDLAKMTEYYEKVIGLGLIERDGETALLGANGRVLIELRQDRAAKPAPAEAGLFHTAFLLPSRGALGAWLGNLSDLGGRLDGASHHGVSEALYLNDPEGNGIEVYRDLPRDTWVRDGDRIEMVTKPLDLQALRRDADRWNGAPEDTVIGHVHLRVGDVAQAAEFIRGQIGMTQTFEVPAARWFGSGGYHHHLAANEWQSKGAGPRSDGAAGLASVELLAESGALGSGTLVDPWGTEFRITTV
- a CDS encoding LysR substrate-binding domain-containing protein, which encodes MDRLAGMQSFVAVVETGSFVSAGRRLGISNKLVSKRVAQLEQDIGMALLHRTTRSLSLTHEGVRYLEGARRVLAELEQLENEFDAADGLKGVIRIAAPTTYGETTVARAARRFAEQHPNVTVELALSDRYEDLAKGGFDVAIRIGHLNDSSLIVRKLGETRMKVVAAPAYLKAHGTPNHPADLSEHICIRDTNSPDPNRWSFRMEGQTFQVPVSGPFLANSPSACLEPTRAGMGIFTCPDIFLADDLGTGRLVELFPNTHVHSLPIQSIHLPSAFRKTRVKAFVDVMQREMRG
- a CDS encoding phosphoserine transaminase, with amino-acid sequence MAIEQPATRPGNPRFSSGPCAKPPAFSLDKLSDAPLGRSHRAAVGKAKLKAAIEGTREVLGIPADYKVGIVPASDTGAMEMAMWNLLGERKVEMLAWESFGAGWVTDVVKQLKLDAEVKEAPYGEIVDLNGVDTDNDVVFTWNGTTSGARVPNGDWIKSDRTGLTICDATSAAFAQRLPWDKLDVTTFSWQKVLGGEAAHGMIILSPRAVKRLENYTPAWPLPKIFRLTKGGKLIDGIFEGATINTPSMLAVEDYLLALDWARSVGGLEGLRERAYANLAAVQSFVAENDWLAFLVDDPAIRSNTSVCLKFTDDRITDGAAFAKAIVKRLDTEGVAYDIGAYRDAPAGLRIWCGGTVEAADVAALMPWIKWAFEAEIEALTEAA
- the serA gene encoding phosphoglycerate dehydrogenase, whose amino-acid sequence is MAPKVLVSDKLSETAVQIFRDRGIDVDFMPDVGKDKEKLAEIIGDYDGLAIRSATKVTPKILEAATNLKVVGRAGIGTDNVDKEAASKKGVIVMNTPFGNMITTAEHAIAMMFAVARQIPEASASTHAGKWEKSKFMGTELTGKTLGVIGAGNIGGIVCDRARGLKMKVIAYDPFLGQEKADKMGVEKVELDELLTRADFITLHVPLTDQTRNILSKENLEKTKKGVRVINCARGGLVDEAALAELLKSGHVAGAGFDVFAEEPATENPLFNLPNVVCTPHLGAATTEAQENVALQVAEQMSDYLLTGAVTNALNMPSVTAEEAKVMGPWIELSDHLGNFIGQMTDEPIKAINILYDGVVSDMNLEALTCSAVAGIMKSVNPEVNMVSAPVVAKERGIKISTTKQDKSGAFEGYIKLTVVTDKRERSIGGTVFSDGKPRFIQIKGINIDAEIGAHMLYTTNNDEPGIIGTLGQTMGENGVNIANFTLGRSAAGGEAIALLYVDAQVSPEVLKNLEATGKFQQVRALEFDVA
- a CDS encoding metallophosphoesterase family protein — encoded protein: MQPMYAIPDIHGQKALLDHALALIDADGGRDARVVFLGDFIDRGPDSRGVIETLLQGQENGRDWICLRGNHDTYLPRFFDAGEAYTSKGHPDLPWWAARLGGDSTLASYGILIEGKTDAQILEETRAKVPRAHRDFLAACPLWHREPGLIFVHAGLRPGIALEDQTDEDLMWIREPFLSDPRDHGALVVHGHTALDAPCHHGNRVNLDGGAGWGRPLSPAVIEDGKVWLLAETGRQRLKPVD
- a CDS encoding acetyl-CoA C-acyltransferase family protein, whose amino-acid sequence is MTDIVILDGARTAIGTFGGSLANTPPSQLGAHVTKAAMERSGIAPDQVGTVVFGHVINTEPRDMYLSRISAMDAGIPDVVPAMNVNRLCGSGAQAIVSATQSLMLGDADFAVAGGAESMSRAPFIIPDQRWGAKMGDVKTLDMMLGALNCPFGTGHMGVTAENVAGEHEITREDQDAFAAESQARAAKAIEAGYFKDQIAPIDVRVKRDMVPFDTDEHPKPTTVETLAGLRPAFQKDGSVTAGNASGINDGAAAMVLARAEAAEAAGLKPKARILGYAHAGVRPEVMGIGPIPAVRNLLSKTGLSASDFDVIESNEAFAAQALAVNKELGLDPARVNPNGGAIALGHPVGATGAIITLKALYELERTGGKRALVTMCIGGGQGIALAIERI